The DNA segment GCAGCGGTGATGAAAGACGTAGAAATTGCTTCGCGCCAAGCCGGTTGTGAACTGATTGGAGACGGAGGAGGGAATGCGTTTTTGGAAACTTTTTCAAGTTTCCTTGAGCTGAGTCCTTATAGACCCGCAGGGACTTTTGTCTTCTCTACGGGGACGAGATTGGTCCAAGTGAGCAACTCAGATGCCATTTTCCAGCTTCTGTTTTACGCTTCTCAGTCAAGCAATGAGCAAGAGTTGTCTCTAAGACTATATGAAAGCATACAAGATCACCGTAGCTATCAGGAAATGGTAGATTCGATGGGAACGAAGGAGGTTAATGATCTTGACATGGATCACTTGGCTTTCGATGGAGGAGAATCTGCGCTCAGTGACCTCGgactggtaaaaaaaaaaaaaaaaaaaagctttgatCCCTGTATATTTCTTGCtgaataagaaaaaagaaagatcatttgttgttttttttcttttttttttttttgcagagcACAAGCGACAGGAAATGCCTCCTTGCTGCATATGAAGCAGAGAAGAAAAGAGTTGATAATCAGAGTAAGATGGACAAGGAAAGAGAGACTAAAACAGAAGAGAAGCTGGACTGGATAGAGAACGTATACAAGCCAAGGTGTCTAGCTCTTGCAAAAGGGTACTATGATTCCTTCAAGGAATCTCCTGAAGATGACGACTTCACAGCAAACGTCACTAGAGCTGAGTTAGCTGGTTCATTTGACAAGGTGTTCGGTTTACTGAAAAAAGGTCAACTTCCAGATGGATTCGAGGGGCGCAGTGAGTGGATCGAGCTACAAATTCGCTACGTCAAACTAGTCGAACCACTTGATATTGCAAACTACCACAGGCACTTGAAGAACGAAGACACAGGGCCTTACATGGGAAAAGGAAGACCAAACCGCTACAAACACGCTCAGAGATTGTACGAGCATAAACTACTCAAGGCAGGACGGCCTGCAGAAGAGATAAAGACATCCAGCTTAGGATCGTGCTTTTGGGCCGAGGTCGAAGAACTAAGGGGAAAAGAATATGATAAGGTAAAGGTTAGTAAACTAGAAGAGTTGCTTCAAGGATGGATCATAGACAAGGAAGTAGATGATGAGCATATATTTTTGGAGGGCTCAACATTCAGAAAGTGGTGGCACTCACTTCCTGAGCTTCACAAACTCTGTTCTCTCCTACGAGGGCGTATGGGTTAAACCAAGAGACACttgaaccagaaaaaaaaaaggttgatTGTTTAAGCTATTGCAACTTCCTTTGTGCAATAAAGAGATGCAATCAATAGCTCTCAGTTTTTCAATTTGATTTCTACTTCAGGATGATCTTAAATAAGAAACATGCTCTAAGATCATGAAGATATATGTAATTGTTCTCTATTTTAATGTCGAATTTGGTTTGCACTTAACAGTTATCTTGTAATATCATTGACTTTATATTTTACAGAGACCAATCAATAAGCTAAACTCAAAACTGTTTCTCATTTTCAAACACTAAATAATTGTGTAAGATGTTTTGTCTGAAATCCATGTAACAGAAGCTCCTTCACGTAAATCTTCATCCGCatcaacaatatatttttttgaaccaGAAAGATCCATCTCCGAGCTTTTGTAATCATCTTAGTTTCAACACCAACCCAACCCAACCCAACCCAACCAACATCAATGACAAACCGAGGTATGATCTAAAAGGCGTAAAAAATATTCACCATACTAGTTTGTGTTGTGTTGTACCAACTATCATTAagcaaaaattcaaaatttggtaaataaatatttattaaacaaaaacgTAAAAGAATAATTGTGGCTTACTTATCATCAAAGACATCAATGAGGACATGTTCACGTTCTACTCAAgttcgttttataacaaaaggCGTGTCTTctgacttctctctctctctctatttttgtTCCATCTTTGCTCTGATCTTCTCCTCGAGTAACTCTAGTTCGAGTTCAAACATTCTGTTGAGAGCCTCCATGTTCTCTAGCGTCTCAGGCAGCGGTCTGTTCTCCGTGTCATCGCATCTCAAATGTTTCATTGGACCGTGGAGGATCTTGTTCACCATAGCTCGGGTTAGATCCTCTACTGCTTCCTTCGTCTTCTTGTCCATGTCTTTTCCATATTTCGACATGAACTTTTCAACCGAATCAGCTCTGATTCTATCTGTTtttcttcttagtttcttgATTGTCGGAACCGTCTGCAGCGAGTCCCTCCACGCTTCAAACTTTTTAGTTTCCTCTGTTATTATATCCTGAGCTTCCATTGCCTTCCTCGCCCTGTCTTCTTTGTTGGCAGCAACAACTTCCTTGAGATCATCCACGTTGTAAAGCTGTGTACCCTCTAATTCAGCGACACAAGATCCAACGTTTCTAGGAACAGAGATATCAACAAAGAGCCTCGCAGCACCCGGAAGAGGGAGAGTCTCAACGTGCTCCTTCAAGAACAATGGTGTCTCAGATGCTGTGCTAGTGAAAATCACGTTGGCTTCTCCAGCACAAGCTAGCATCTCATCAAGGGGTTTATAAACGATCTCAACGCCAGGCGGCATCTCCTCTTGGATAGCTGCAACTCTCTCTTGGTTTCGGTTCACAGCAACCATCCTAGTGCAACCTTTGGCAACCAGGTGCTTGATTACAAGCTTCCCCATCTTTCCTGCGCCAACAACCAACATCACAGCAGACGATGCAGATCCTGGTGGAAGCTTGGTGAGAGCAAGCTCGACGGCAGCAGAGCTAACGGAAACAGCCCCGGAGGCAATACCTGTCTCTGCTCTGGCACGCTTCCCAGCCGTGATAGCCTTTTCAAACAGCCCAGGGATAACCATACCAAACCCGTTGCGCAGTTTCTCTTTAACTTGTTTAACCTGTGCGAGTATCTGACCTTCCCCTAGGACAAGAGAGTCCAGACCAGCTGAGACTTCAAACAGATGTTGCGTGGCGTCCTTGTTGTGCAAGAGAAACCAGTGCTGACAAATGTCAGAAACTGGGATTCCACTTCTCTGCCAAAACACCAAATAGCATGATTGTAACACTAACAGATTCAACAATATAACTATCAAATATTGAGAATGTTGAATAATTATCAAAGCTGGTCCCTTAATGCTCAAAACACATACAAACAAGACACTCAAGTGTAGTAAGagaaagagacaaaaaaaaaaaaaaaaccttggaCATCCATTGAGTGACTTCTCTGACACCACGGTGCTGAGAGAGAGCCAAGACATAGATCTCCATCCGGTTACAGGTGCTGAGAACAGCGGCTTCTTCAATATGATTCAAAGCGGACAACTCAGAGATAGCCTGAGGCCATTCAGCAACAGGAATGGCAAGCTTCTCGCGCATCTCTACAGGAGCAGTGTGGATGCTAAGACCAATCACCACAATGCTGCTTCTCTCCTTTGTGTatcctagagagagagagagtatatACCTATCAGAATCTCAAACGCAATCATGACACAAAAAGTGGAAAGGCAGAGAGATTGGTTACTGTCAAAGGCGGACTTCTTAAGCTGCTGAAGAGCCGAGACACTTGATGAAGAAAGCTGACAACGGATCAGACCTCGAGTTGTCTTGCTGTTCGTCGGAAAAGCACGAACGCCTAATAACATCgtgggagaagaagatggagaatgGTGTTTCGATGATGATAACGAGGTCTGGCTAACAACAAATGCACCCGAAACAGCCGCCATagccttgatttttttttttttacaaggaAATATAATCTCAGACAAAAAGTGAAGAAGAGGAAAGATGTTTgggataaaaattaaaaccttCAACGACGGAACAAATTAGCAACGGTGGTGTGTTGGAAAGGGCCTCCTTTCTTCTCTGCGACAGATCGCGTCAGCTGTCTTAACGAGGCGTGTTCTGTTGCATCAGAATGGTAAGGAGCGATTTTGGTTGATGACGTTGTCCCGTCGGAGGATGGCGGTTTCCCTTGGTGGCTGGCTACGGACAAATGGGTTCTCTGATGACGCTGCTCCGCTGTCGCTAAGACTTCTCACCGTGAGTctgtaaataataaaatcttttttaaataaataaataaataatgagGAAGAAGCAAAACGACATTGTTTTCAATTCTGACTATCATATCtaaactatactaaaaggagaatATCCTCATCAGAGAGGCCCTCCACGTCATACtaaaaaatcgaccaataggATCGCTGGTTTTTTCCATGACACCAATGGGATTGGGTATTTTGggcttcaatttttttaatttttttgttcagtTTTCAGGCCCAGTTAGCCCACCCTCTAGAAACCGTAACAAGCTTTCTCTTCCACGATGCCTTCTCTGTTTCTTCTCTTCGTTCTTGGACGTTCATCTTCTCAACGGAAAGTCGATCAATCGACTCCACTCCATCTATGTGCAATGAATCCATCATTTATGGGTTCTTTTCGCATCTCTCCCTCTGATTTTATTTATATCTCTATCTTGCTCAAGATAGTCTACACTATCACAATCGAAATTTGCAATGAATTCCAACCGCAATTCAACTGTTTCCGGCGGTTTTATCTCGAAGCAATCAAACGGAACAGACGGAGCCTCCTCCGCTGAGCCGATCAAACGTACCGGCCAATCCGGTGTCTCTTCCACCGTACCGATCAAACATTATCATCCTCTTCGATGCCAAGCCTGTTTTTTTTGGATATCTTCATCTCTCAATCGGTTCAGTCTCCTCTGAGAAACATAAATAGCCCTTTTGGTTTCCATGGAGCAGTAAATCGTGAATCTACTGCTAACTCTACATCTCCCCCCATCTTAATCGATTGTCTAGCTCTGCCTCATATGTCTCTTATGTCTAAATTTGTAGAAGAAACTGTGTAGATGAAGTAAAGAAGAAATTTCCAGGTTATCCAAGAGGTTTATACTCTctttttcttcatctttgtcttctaaattattttatcacggaaacaaatttgatttattattggATACAGAGGATCTTCTGTTATTTCCTTGATCTgtgtacttttttttattataaaagtattGTTTATGTGTCTGATTAaggttttctttttctatttgttGTGGGAACATAGTTTCGTCTGACTCCAACAAGAGGTTCGTGTATGATGTTGGAGCTTATAATAGTGATGATGATAAAGCTGACGAAAAcgtaaattcttttttttttttttttttgctaaaagatAGTGCAATGTTTATTGACATGTCTTCTTTATGAACTATGTGGTGATGAATCATTTTGGGTTTACATGGAATGGGAGATTTCTTGAACGAGATGGCGGCCATGATGAATCTCTGCATAGTGTAAGACTCTGCATTAGTTTTTCcctttgatttattattagacATGACTGATTGTTTGATATTTGAGATGTTGATTTTGGCATGAGAATAATTCAGGGGACAGTTTTGAACAGGTACAAGATCTGTTTAATGAGATGTTTCAAGGAGATGCCGCAGCATTCCCATCCTCATCATCAACGTCTTGGATCGTGTCTCCATCTGTTTGTTATGTAATCTAAGGAAGCCGACGGCGGTGGTTCTCTTGAAGAGGGTGGCGACAGAAGTAAAGACGTTAATGGGGGTTCTCATAAGGAGGTTGGTGATACCCATTCCACAACTCGCAAGATAGAAGTCCCGAGTTTAAAGGTTGTTCAGTTTAGTTTTCTCTTTTGACTCTTGTGTGAATGAATCTTACAGGGTTATATATCCACTTATTTATTTTCTCCACATACTTCACAGGTTGGCATGCTTATTGGTAAAGGTGGGGAGATAGTAAGGAATCTTCAGCTCAGTTCTGGTGTCAAAATCTAAATTTGGAGGGATGCACAGGCTGATCTAAATTCAGCACTAAGACCGGTGGAGATAGTTGGGAATCTTGCTTTTATTGAAAAAGCAGAGAAGCTTATCAATGAAGTTATAGCTCAGGTTATAAATTATCTTGGTTTCTATTTAATCGACAACTTTTGTTTTTACTGTCGGacgtaacattttttttctcctGCTGCAATCTTAGACTGAAGGAGAAGGTATACCTGCTCTTTTTGTAAGAGGGGCCCCAGAACAAATATAGATCAAAGTTCCAAATGATGGTATTCCCTGGTAATTGTTCTGCCTGGCCATTTTTAAGTGATATCTAATCCATCTTCGGCAGGTTGGTGTGATCATTGGCCGGGGAGACTATCAAGAACATGCAGACAAAGTCGAGAGCACGGATTCAGGTTGTCCTTGCTATTTATGATCTCAAGTAGTCTAGCATCTTGGTTTAGATTTATATTGTGTTGTTTAGGTTAGTTTTTGCCTGGAACATGACTCCAACCTACTACTTGATAGTTGATCAGTTCATTGTTGggatttgtttttatgttttgttgaaACTGTCTACTTATTGTTTCCACGACATGGACGTCACTGTGTACTTATTTTGTGGTATGAGACTGCATCAACCTTTAGGGGCCTCTTGAAATCAGGGGATAAAATTCACTCTGTGATGTTGGTGACCACAGTTAATCCTAAACTGTTTGGAGATTGATCTAACTAACTGTGGTTCTGCGGAAGAATTTGAGAATGATTCTTCTATGCTTTGTTCTCTTTCATTCCTATGCCAAGttggttcgtttttttttttggtaactgaCGTTGTTGCTTGTGTTTGTGGTGGTTACAGACAGGCTATGCCAATTGTTGCTGGGGCTGCAGAAGTgattttaaaactgtttttgtcTTATtagttaatttcaaattgtaataatgtatctttttgaagttacacaaaaaaaatgttttttctttattacactagcattatatatatatatatattatattatatatacacaaataaatataatataacaatatAAGCTTGCTTttcccgattcatatgaaatctttttaagttatccaccaaagcaattaactaaatcaatcaaattgttagaatacaacaaattaatatataattttattttaaattaaattatttaaaaaagtattttcattaaaaacaaaataataaataagtaaaactgatttgatggtaatttttatgacatatataagCTTGCTTTTCCttattcatatgaaaactttttaaattatccaccaaagcaaattaactaaatcaatcaaattgttagaatacaacaaattaatatataactttattttaaattaaattatttaaaaaatatattttcattaaaaacaaaataataaataagtaaaactgatttgatggtaatttttatgacatatatatatatatatatatatattctgtaaaagaaatagaagcttaatatggaaaaaaatcttaaatacaaaaaactctaaaaattaacaaaaaaagctaataaaaattaaactatgatatcacttgaaagcttcttagacaatattaataaaatatttaaacgaaaattagacaaatttaattttttttttccagccaaaaatttattattaattagaatcaattatttcaagatgtttaaagaaatgatggacaaaaaaataagatgaacataaatgatatatgaactatgagtAGTACTTTATAAAGTTGAATTAGATAATACATATGCACATTCATTTAGTaagtaatttcatttttcttatattatataataaatatatattatttactgataataaaaatatagttattcatctatcacaaatatctatgcaaatatgtgaaccaagtacaacaatcaaacaacataatgatttccacaaagaaaattttaaaaatatatttatgttatgtagtcttattttatattatttaaacaatgtaatacaatattatacatatttttttagaattgagaaatacatataatatcttatccgcgcgtagcgcggttaaaaaatctagtgaTTCTAAAAGAGTTATTTTTACGTTAGCCCCTTTAGTTTCACCAACTAATAAGAATTAGTATTTTATACTATCTTTGTTCTTTAAAGTTATATATTCTAGATTTTTTACACATCTTAATAAAACACCTTAAATTTGcatagttttttgtatttatcttttttttccataaatttaagccaataaaaattaaactagtGCAATTAcgttttttgaagtttgcaattagttaataaaatatgcattgaaaatataaaagatggatctttttgaaacaaaatttttctctagaatatgtaattttatggaacagagggagtattcagtatattttagaaaataaaacaaaatattatcaatttatatcatgattttaaattaaaaaaaaataaaataaaatatagtactagttgtaaaaaaaatttaaaaaatatttttaatgtcgTCGGCAAAATCCTAAAGCCTATACCCTTAAGTAAACCATAaaccttggataaatcctaaatcctaaatcaaaaacaataaacaataaattttaaaaacactaaacccttaATCCCAACCCTTGGATTTagtatttttaagatttagttttcagtatttttgatttagggtttagaatttatccAATAATTTATGGTTTACCcaaggtttagagtttatccaagggtttagagtttacgatttaaggtttagagtttacgatttagtgttttgttgacgacgttaaaaattctttttaaaaaatctttttttttttgcaactagtactatttttttattatttttacgttgttattttaaaattatgatataaattgactatattttgtttctttctttaaaagatattaaatatgaaataacTAATTTCTATTGGTTGTTGAACCTACATATTCACATTAGAGgatgaacccaagaataactcattcaaaaatatgatgACTCAAAGCTTGAATTTTCATTgacttcttaatttttttttaacaatgatttattgaaattgtaacAGAAACAGAGTTCTGTGATCAACACATACATCCACCAGTAGGTGGTATAAATAAGCTAAcgataatataaaacaaagcCAAAAAGAAGGTAGGTCTAACCAACAAAATGGTTATTTCAGACCAACTTCCATCATCTTTTTAGCAACCCTGGCTTCTAAATCCAAAAGTGACATAACCATGAGATGCATGCATTCTCAAATTTGTAAAACTGCAGTATGAGATCACGTATAATATCATCCACGATTACCATAACAGCTTGATTCCTCATCGGAGATGAAGGGTCCAGCGACCAGAGAGTCTTCCCACGATGACCtttaaatattttctcattAAAAAGCTTCCAATCTATTGAAACTATGAGAACTTAGAACTTTTattcaattcaaaaataattatgatcCAAAATTTGGATTCATAGTCCGCTGGCCCTGTTGCAATAAATAACCGTGGCTATAGAGTTGTCTCCATATCCAACCAAGACACCATTGGACTGTGAATGGGCTCTACAAATGCCTTCCATGTGACTCCACACCACGAACATGCCTAATAAAGCACCATTTCTCCAGCTGCCACCGCCTCCGATGTGAATGGGATATCCATGCGCTCCGATGCAACTCCACACTACGGACATGCCAAACGAAGCACCACTAGTACTAACACGATCCTTTTCAATACAGCAGGTAACCATTGATAAACCACCAATAAAAACCCCCACTCACAGCAACACTGTTCCTTAGCGGAACAGGTCAGGAGACAACCGTCAAAAGGCAAACCTCCATCCCACACTCCACTCTGCCACCCCCACGACTTCAGCACACAATAACTCCATCGCAAAGGACAAGGGaaatagagtaaaaatagaTATCACCAGTCTCCACCAGTGAGATTCTTCAGAGCTACTACAACTACCACCTTCACTTTAATGCATTGACGAAGTAACTCGTTTAATAAGAGTACCGCCTCAACTCACACCAATCAAGATTGCTCTTAATTCCGCAGATGAAAGACTGTTAACAAAGACGGGGGAGAGAAACCTCTCACAGCGCCGGCAAAAGCCGGACGCCGGAGAGGCAAAACTGAAAAAACAGTCTGTCGACGGCTAGTTAATTTGGTTATgcatctactctattaaattATAGTTTGGAAATATTTATGTGCAgtgttaaattatatatatttatcaccCAGAAACTGATGGTGCAGGCATGAATTCACCCTGTTCTTTATGATGATGAGTAAGAATTTGTTCAGTTCCGTTACTAAAATAGTTAACCAAAGATTCATTTACATAATATGAAACTTTGCACCACTTTTCCTTCACATATAAGTTGTGACTTGTAACAAATGGAGGAAAAAGGTGAAATAAAAAAggtaaagagaagaagaaaagtaaTAGTGAAACTCATAGCAACATTTTTCTTTCTACTAATCTAGagaaacagatttttttttttgaattatacagaggtatcctggccccacagaagtgatccagattagtcacgtgttgccacgtgtcggtcctctgtcCTTGGCAATACCGAAATGTTAATTTCCTAGTGGCCGGGATTCGAACTCAGGTGGCAGTATTCACAACTGTAAGCTctttaccactagagctagaaGCCCCGGTTCTAGAGAAACATATTACCTCagctttgtttctttttggcGTAAGTGGCTGAATATATGTTCCACCTGATTGGTTAATAATAGAGTAAGTCAGCTGAAAACTTGTTTACTCTACTTTATTAACGTTATATAGAGTCAAGCACTCACACACATAGTATTTTTTTGGTGTTGAAATATTAAACTACCccaattaaatatttagttttcttAACTACATTTATTGTctcttttattatttaaatttttcattgtTGCAAGTTACCAGACGTGACCTAAAATCAACTGCAATATCTCTGAAGTTATGGTAACTCGTAGAAGACACATCGTCATACATATGATCTTTTAAATGATTTAGAAACAATCATCGAAGCCCAAAAAGTAAAGTCGACAACAGTGAAGGCTCAATCACTATGGAAATAGAGTAACCACAAGTTCAAGCATGTCTTCAAGACAAAGCTCACTTGGGAATTGACCATAAATAAGCACATCCACTACAATGACCAAAAGGAGTATGGTCTCAGCATAGTACTCCAAAGTTTTCTTCTTTCATTGGCTTGCATATCTAAATAGGTTGGCGAATGGAGATAGAATGTTCAATTGGACTGCCAACGATAATATTCGGCATATGTTCTTTGTCAAGACCCTTTGGAAACTCGGGATCATCTTTTCTTTGAATGTTCATATAAGTCTGGACGCTAGTGATGCAAATGATGCTGCAATCTAGTTTCACCACAAAGTAGCT comes from the Brassica rapa cultivar Chiifu-401-42 chromosome A01, CAAS_Brap_v3.01, whole genome shotgun sequence genome and includes:
- the LOC103874137 gene encoding protein EDS1B, encoding MAQEALAVAGISNDLVTRSWMASKIAYNTEHFCKEEEGELVYFSFKPSFSEKDWFAPENGSSFGETKMNREQFPCMRSFSNDVDATVNEAFLKNLDILISQRTSFRDDVVSSQKCKRIVFTGHSSGGATAILATVWYLETYLTKKQIGGFPFPEPLCVTFGAPLVGDNVFKHALGRENWSRFFLNLVTRFDIVPRIMLAPKASTKQTLPYALYKLDDTASRIQENDQGIAGFFAAVMKDVEIASRQAGCELIGDGGGNAFLETFSSFLELSPYRPAGTFVFSTGTRLVQVSNSDAIFQLLFYASQSSNEQELSLRLYESIQDHRSYQEMVDSMGTKEVNDLDMDHLAFDGGESALSDLGLSTSDRKCLLAAYEAEKKRVDNQSKMDKERETKTEEKLDWIENVYKPRCLALAKGYYDSFKESPEDDDFTANVTRAELAGSFDKVFGLLKKGQLPDGFEGRSEWIELQIRYVKLVEPLDIANYHRHLKNEDTGPYMGKGRPNRYKHAQRLYEHKLLKAGRPAEEIKTSSLGSCFWAEVEELRGKEYDKVKVSKLEELLQGWIIDKEVDDEHIFLEGSTFRKWWHSLPELHKLCSLLRGRMG
- the LOC103874126 gene encoding glutamyl-tRNA reductase 2, chloroplastic, whose product is MAAVSGAFVVSQTSLSSSKHHSPSSSPTMLLGVRAFPTNSKTTRGLIRCQLSSSSVSALQQLKKSAFDRYTKERSSIVVIGLSIHTAPVEMREKLAIPVAEWPQAISELSALNHIEEAAVLSTCNRMEIYVLALSQHRGVREVTQWMSKRSGIPVSDICQHWFLLHNKDATQHLFEVSAGLDSLVLGEGQILAQVKQVKEKLRNGFGMVIPGLFEKAITAGKRARAETGIASGAVSVSSAAVELALTKLPPGSASSAVMLVVGAGKMGKLVIKHLVAKGCTRMVAVNRNQERVAAIQEEMPPGVEIVYKPLDEMLACAGEANVIFTSTASETPLFLKEHVETLPLPGAARLFVDISVPRNVGSCVAELEGTQLYNVDDLKEVVAANKEDRARKAMEAQDIITEETKKFEAWRDSLQTVPTIKKLRRKTDRIRADSVEKFMSKYGKDMDKKTKEAVEDLTRAMVNKILHGPMKHLRCDDTENRPLPETLENMEALNRMFELELELLEEKIRAKMEQK